Proteins found in one Pocillopora verrucosa isolate sample1 chromosome 12, ASM3666991v2, whole genome shotgun sequence genomic segment:
- the LOC131771476 gene encoding plasminogen receptor (KT)-like → MGSILGGAMKETMDENMKKNQEFMLKTQQIQLGRQLQMQNAMRERQMSMQLAGAREMFNWLATFYGIATIGMFAGFMKSKKPAVLIPFLPLSFVVGYQADYVYGGKVSRIREEAERIMKEEYSILQLPAGMPDFKSIEEARLKAEGKSS, encoded by the exons ATGGGTTCTATTCTTGGAGGAGCTATGAAAGAGACCATGGATGAAAACATGAAGAAGAATCAGGAATTTATGTTGAAAACTCAACAAATACAG ctggGAAGGCAGCTTCAAATGCAGAATGCTATGAGAGAAAGACAAATGTCCATGCAACTAGCTGGAGCAAGAGAAATGTTTAATTGGTTAGCTACATTCTATGGAATTGCAACAATTGGCATGTTTGCTGG GTTTATGAAATCCAAAAAGCCAGCTGTTTTAATTCCCTTTCTTCCACTATCCTTTGTTGTTGGTTATCAGGCTGATTATGTTTATGGAGGCAAAGTCAGCAGAATTAGAG AGGAGGCAGAACGTATCATGAAAGAAGAATATTCAATTCTTCAACTTCCTGCCGGGATGCCTGATTTCAAATCAATTGAAGAAGCTCGTCTAAAGGCTGAAGGAAAGTCATCTTGA
- the LOC131771463 gene encoding very low-density lipoprotein receptor isoform X2, translating to MAAELCKSISSVIHACTRKTTIDLSKMGADSLRYLVVVWIILSAKRAVLGFNCSSSKFRCNNQRCVPLDWRCDGANDCGDNSDESGCRLRLCDPKTEFTCANGTCIPTSWVCDGAKDCKDGSDEATDSGPRCPTVSHTCSSSDFTCANGICIGAELKCDQENDCGDNSDELNCGSLKCKSTEFRCVNGLRCVSNDFLCDMEDDCGDRSDERNCHKASCDPSQFRCVESGRCIRGLYRCDGRQECVDGSDEHSCNSSVITRPTPPPPKCRINEWLCSDRSQCIHRKWICDGTAECSDGSDESSCGNIGCTPQEFQCDNQQCIPSVQRCDGTDDCGDESDERNCQTTSVCKANEFRCGSSLICIDDSKVCDRHPDCPHGEDENNCDINECKDHNGHCLHYCHNTKTGFYCSCRPGYELADDKKSCQDINECSIPGMCSQICYNLKGGFKCSCLDGYQLDPDGRKCRATRGPRPSLIFSNRRNIRQIRTDGSEYKEAVAQLTNAFSLDFDFKTSMIYWTEKSLRKIRRARIDKNPTPKIVDVMQEGLEDSSHIAVDWVGRKIYWANEGGSIEVSEMDGSFRHTLINEGIEKLSAIAVDPVEGVLYWTDWGDPAKIERANMDGSDRKIVISGNHIEWPVDIAIDFTTKKLFWIDAKLKVIKHCDMDGSNVREVVNQGIKDPSAITVFEDHMYWIDQRKIVKANKFTGKNVTVLVNQAESPKDLHIYHPQRQPHAVTPCSKDNGNCSHLCLLSSGAKKFACNCPNGLYLQADGRTCNSTMPPITKPSPSSSSTVSSPASVSYSTEEPVVKQQSGQDDSKPNYGIILGAVFGVVGFIVIIIIILYIIARRKRSPKLEIHYTADQDVPDDKAIIVKPDGVYTKRPAIFKGNLNRNFNNVNYMEGQGSVEYDEDDDDETRPVVLKEDIV from the exons ATGGCAGCCGAGCTATGCAAATCAATCTCTTCAGTGATCCACGCTTGTACACGAAAGACTACAATTGATTTATCAAAAATGGGAGCGGATTCACTTCGCTATCTGGTAGTCGTTTGGATTATTCTGTCAGCAAAGAGAGCGGTTTTAG GTTTTAACTGTAGTTCATCGAAGTTCAGATGCAACAACCAGCGCTGTGTTCCCTTGGATTGGCGATGTGATGGAGCAAATGATTGTGGGGATAATTCAGATGAAAGTGGTTGCC gtcTACGCTTGTGCGACCCAAAAACCGAGTTCACCTGTGCGAATGGTACCTGTATACCCACTAGTTGGGTTTGTGATGGTGCTAAAGATTGCAAAGATGGAAGTGATGAAGCTACTGATAGTGGACCTCGCTGTC ccacTGTTTCCCACACTTGTAGCTCTAGTGACTTTACATGTGCCAATGGAATCTGTATTGGAGCTGAACTGAAATGTGACCAGGAAAATGACTGTGGTGATAACAGTGATGAGCTGAATTGCGGCTCTC TCAAGTGTAAATCTACGGAGTTCCGCTGCGTCAATGGTTTGCGATGCGTGTCCAACGACTTCCTCTGCGATATGGAAGACGATTGTGGTGATCGGAGTGACGAACGCAATTGCC ACAAGGCCTCTTGTGATCCATCTCAGTTTCGCTGTGTTGAGAGTGGACGATGTATCCGTGGTTTGTACCGATGTGATGGAAGGCAGGAATGCGTGGATGGCTCAGACGAACACAGTTGTAATTCATCAG TTATAACCcgacctacccctcccccacccAAATGCCGTATAAATGAATGGCTGTGTAGCGACAGAAGTCAGTGCATCCACAGGAAGTGGATTTGTGACGGAACAGCTGAGTGTAGCGATGGAAGTGATGAATCAAGCTGTG GCAACATCGGTTGCACGCCTCAGGAATTCCAGTGTGACAATCAACAGTGTATTCCCTCCGTGCAGCGTTGTGATGGAACCGATGACTGTGGTGATGAAAGTGACGAGAGGAATTGTC AAACCACTTCCGTGTGCAAAGCCAACGAATTTCGTTGTGGCAGCAGCTTAATTTGCATTGATGATAGCAAAGTCTGTGACAGACACCCCGACTGCCCCCATGGAGAGGATGAAAATAACTGCG ACATAAATGAGTGCAAGGATCACAATGGACATTGCTTGCACTATTGCCACAACACGAAGACTGGGTTCTACTGTTCGTGTAGACCTGGATATGAACTGGCAGACGACAAAAAGAGTTGCCAAG ACATAAATGAGTGCAGTATTCCGGGAATGTGCAGCCAAATCTGTTACAACTTGAAAGGAGGATTTAAATGTTCATGTCTTGACGGTTATCAATTGGATCCTGACGGCAGGAAATGTCGCGCCACTCGAG GTCCTCGTCCATCGTTGATCTTCAGCAATCGTAGGAATATTCGTCAGATCAGGACAGACGGCTCCGAATACAAAGAAGCAGTCGCTCAACTTACAAACGCCTTTTCTTTGGACTTCGATTTTAAAACAAGCATGATTTATTGGACAGAAAAGTCTCTGAGGAAAATCCGGCGGGCTCGTATTGATAAGAATCCTACTCCCAAAATTGTAGACGTCATGCAAGAAGGATTGGAAGATTCATCCCACATCGCGGTGGACTGGGTCGGGAGGAAAATCTACTGGGCCAATGAAGGTGGTTCTATTGAAGTATCCGAGATGGACGGTTCCTTCCGTCACACTTTGATCAACGAAGGCATCGAGAAACTTAGCGCTATAGCTGTTGACCCCGTTGAAGG GGTTTTATATTGGACAGACTGGGGAGACCCGGCCAAAATTGAACGAGCAAACATGGACGGAAGCGATCGAAAAATCGTTATAAGTGGAAACCATATTGAATGGCCAGTCGACATAGCTATTGACTTCACCACTAAGAAATTGTTCTGGATTGACGCTAAACTCAAGGTTATTAAGCATTGTGATATGGATGGTTCCAATGTGCGTGAGGTGGTGAACCAGGGCATTAAGGATCCCTCTGCCATCACAGTGTTTGAGGATCACATGTACTGGATTGATCAGAGAAAGATCGTCAAAGCCAACAAGTTTACTGGGAAAAATGTAACAGTTCTTGTGAATCAAGCCGAATCGCCCAAAGATTTGCACATATACCATCCACAGAGGCAACCACATG CTGTTACGCCTTGTTCAAAAGACAACGGAAATTGTTCGCATCTTTGCCTTTTATCGTCGGGTGCTAAGAAGTTTGCTTGCAACTGTCCTAACGGCCTTTATCTTCAAGCTGATGGAAGGACGTGTAACTCAA CTATGCCACCAATTACCAAACCATCGCCATCTTCATCGTCAACTGTGTCATCCCCCGCTAGTGTGAGTTACAGCACTGAAGAACCAGTTGTTAAACAACAATCTGGACAAGACGACAGCAAACCTAACTACGGAATTATTTTGGGAGCTGTGTTTGGTGTTGTTGGGTTCATTGTGATCATTATTATCATTCTGTATATTATTGCAAGGAGAAAAAGATCGCCGAAGCTAGA AATTCATTACACTGCTGATCAAGATGTGCCGGACGACAAAGCTATAATCGTAAAACCGGATGGTGTTTATACTAAGCGGCCAGCAATATTCAAGGGAAATTTGAACAGAAATTTTAATAATGTCAACTATATGGAAGGACAAGGTAGCGTAGAATATGACGAGGATGATGACGACGAAACACGCCCTGTGGTACTAAAAGAAGATATAGTTTGA
- the LOC131771472 gene encoding ribosome biogenesis protein BRX1 homolog translates to MAKKRSIKEVETSNSSNGVQPKKKKTKKGKWTNKQRVLVFCSRGISHRARHLMLDIQTLLPHSKSETKLDRKDKLFIVNEVCEMKNCNKCVFFEMRKGQDLYMWFSCTPHGPSAKFLVENVHTMDELKLTGNSLKGSRPILSFDQHFDKTPQHSLLKEMFIQIFSTPCYHPKSKPFVDHVFSFSVEDNRIWFRNFQIVEEDGSLLEIGPRFVLNLIRVFEGSFGGATLYENPHYRSPNEYRRMIRKQAAQRYRARVESKQALEDRREANQDIPRDIYDVDDVFHTITQSDIDIAKARGGGGAK, encoded by the exons atggcgaaGAAAAGGTCTATCAAAGAAGTGGAAACTTCTAATAGTTCTAATGGAGTACAgccgaagaaaaagaaaacgaaaaag GGAAAATGGACAAACAAACAACGCGTGTTGGTGTTTTGCTCACGTGGTATATCACACAG AGCAAGGCATCTTATGCTGGATATACAGACATTGTTACCCCACTCAAAATCTG AGACCAAACTTGACCGCAAAGACAAACTATTTATTGTCAATGAG GTCTGTGAGATGAAAAACTGTAACAAATGTGTCTTTTTTGAGATGAGAAAGGGACAGGACCTTTATATGTG GTTTTCTTGTACGCCACATGGGCCATCTGCCAAGTTTTTGGTTGAAAATG TGCACACAATGGATGAACTTAAATTAACTGGAAATTCATTGAAAGGATCAAGACCAATATTATCATTTGATCAG CATTTTGATAAAACACCTCAGCACTCACTTTTGAAGGAAATGTTCATTCAG ATTTTTAGTACTCCTTGTTATCATCCCAAAAGCAAACCCTTTGTAGATCATGTGTTCTCTTTCTCAGTAGAAGACAACAGAATTTGGTTCCGGAATTTCCAG ATTGTTGAGGAAGATGGATCATTGCTGGAAATTG GCCCACGATTTGTATTAAACCTTATAAGAGTGTTTGAAGGAAGCTTTGGAGGAGCAACACTTTATGAAAACCCACATTACCGGTCACCTAATGAG TATCGTCGGATGATCCGCAAGCAAGCTGCTCAACGGTATCGAGCTCGCGTGGAATCGAAGCAAGCTCTTGAGGATCGACGGGAAGCCAACCAAGATATTCCACGTGACATTTATGATGTAGATGACGTATTTCATACAATTACCCAATCAGATATTGACATTGCCAAGGCAAGGGGAGGCGGTGGggcaaaatga
- the LOC131771463 gene encoding very low-density lipoprotein receptor isoform X1, which produces MAAELCKSISSVIHACTRKTTIDLSKMGADSLRYLVVVWIILSAKRAVLGFNCSSSKFRCNNQRCVPLDWRCDGANDCGDNSDESGCRLRLCDPKTEFTCANGTCIPTSWVCDGAKDCKDGSDEATDSGPRCPTVSHTCSSSDFTCANGICIGAELKCDQENDCGDNSDELNCGSLKCKSTEFRCVNGLRCVSNDFLCDMEDDCGDRSDERNCHKASCDPSQFRCVESGRCIRGLYRCDGRQECVDGSDEHSCNSSVITRPTPPPPKCRINEWLCSDRSQCIHRKWICDGTAECSDGSDESSCGNIGCTPQEFQCDNQQCIPSVQRCDGTDDCGDESDERNCPSPTPSVTTSTQPPTTTHASPRPGPTVDVSGYSNKTTSVCKANEFRCGSSLICIDDSKVCDRHPDCPHGEDENNCDINECKDHNGHCLHYCHNTKTGFYCSCRPGYELADDKKSCQDINECSIPGMCSQICYNLKGGFKCSCLDGYQLDPDGRKCRATRGPRPSLIFSNRRNIRQIRTDGSEYKEAVAQLTNAFSLDFDFKTSMIYWTEKSLRKIRRARIDKNPTPKIVDVMQEGLEDSSHIAVDWVGRKIYWANEGGSIEVSEMDGSFRHTLINEGIEKLSAIAVDPVEGVLYWTDWGDPAKIERANMDGSDRKIVISGNHIEWPVDIAIDFTTKKLFWIDAKLKVIKHCDMDGSNVREVVNQGIKDPSAITVFEDHMYWIDQRKIVKANKFTGKNVTVLVNQAESPKDLHIYHPQRQPHAVTPCSKDNGNCSHLCLLSSGAKKFACNCPNGLYLQADGRTCNSTMPPITKPSPSSSSTVSSPASVSYSTEEPVVKQQSGQDDSKPNYGIILGAVFGVVGFIVIIIIILYIIARRKRSPKLEIHYTADQDVPDDKAIIVKPDGVYTKRPAIFKGNLNRNFNNVNYMEGQGSVEYDEDDDDETRPVVLKEDIV; this is translated from the exons ATGGCAGCCGAGCTATGCAAATCAATCTCTTCAGTGATCCACGCTTGTACACGAAAGACTACAATTGATTTATCAAAAATGGGAGCGGATTCACTTCGCTATCTGGTAGTCGTTTGGATTATTCTGTCAGCAAAGAGAGCGGTTTTAG GTTTTAACTGTAGTTCATCGAAGTTCAGATGCAACAACCAGCGCTGTGTTCCCTTGGATTGGCGATGTGATGGAGCAAATGATTGTGGGGATAATTCAGATGAAAGTGGTTGCC gtcTACGCTTGTGCGACCCAAAAACCGAGTTCACCTGTGCGAATGGTACCTGTATACCCACTAGTTGGGTTTGTGATGGTGCTAAAGATTGCAAAGATGGAAGTGATGAAGCTACTGATAGTGGACCTCGCTGTC ccacTGTTTCCCACACTTGTAGCTCTAGTGACTTTACATGTGCCAATGGAATCTGTATTGGAGCTGAACTGAAATGTGACCAGGAAAATGACTGTGGTGATAACAGTGATGAGCTGAATTGCGGCTCTC TCAAGTGTAAATCTACGGAGTTCCGCTGCGTCAATGGTTTGCGATGCGTGTCCAACGACTTCCTCTGCGATATGGAAGACGATTGTGGTGATCGGAGTGACGAACGCAATTGCC ACAAGGCCTCTTGTGATCCATCTCAGTTTCGCTGTGTTGAGAGTGGACGATGTATCCGTGGTTTGTACCGATGTGATGGAAGGCAGGAATGCGTGGATGGCTCAGACGAACACAGTTGTAATTCATCAG TTATAACCcgacctacccctcccccacccAAATGCCGTATAAATGAATGGCTGTGTAGCGACAGAAGTCAGTGCATCCACAGGAAGTGGATTTGTGACGGAACAGCTGAGTGTAGCGATGGAAGTGATGAATCAAGCTGTG GCAACATCGGTTGCACGCCTCAGGAATTCCAGTGTGACAATCAACAGTGTATTCCCTCCGTGCAGCGTTGTGATGGAACCGATGACTGTGGTGATGAAAGTGACGAGAGGAATTGTC CTTCTCCAACCCCGTCTGTAACTACTAGTACCCAACCTCCGACAACTACACATGCGTCTCCGCGGCCAGGCCCCACAGTTGATGTATCAGGTTACTCTAATA AAACCACTTCCGTGTGCAAAGCCAACGAATTTCGTTGTGGCAGCAGCTTAATTTGCATTGATGATAGCAAAGTCTGTGACAGACACCCCGACTGCCCCCATGGAGAGGATGAAAATAACTGCG ACATAAATGAGTGCAAGGATCACAATGGACATTGCTTGCACTATTGCCACAACACGAAGACTGGGTTCTACTGTTCGTGTAGACCTGGATATGAACTGGCAGACGACAAAAAGAGTTGCCAAG ACATAAATGAGTGCAGTATTCCGGGAATGTGCAGCCAAATCTGTTACAACTTGAAAGGAGGATTTAAATGTTCATGTCTTGACGGTTATCAATTGGATCCTGACGGCAGGAAATGTCGCGCCACTCGAG GTCCTCGTCCATCGTTGATCTTCAGCAATCGTAGGAATATTCGTCAGATCAGGACAGACGGCTCCGAATACAAAGAAGCAGTCGCTCAACTTACAAACGCCTTTTCTTTGGACTTCGATTTTAAAACAAGCATGATTTATTGGACAGAAAAGTCTCTGAGGAAAATCCGGCGGGCTCGTATTGATAAGAATCCTACTCCCAAAATTGTAGACGTCATGCAAGAAGGATTGGAAGATTCATCCCACATCGCGGTGGACTGGGTCGGGAGGAAAATCTACTGGGCCAATGAAGGTGGTTCTATTGAAGTATCCGAGATGGACGGTTCCTTCCGTCACACTTTGATCAACGAAGGCATCGAGAAACTTAGCGCTATAGCTGTTGACCCCGTTGAAGG GGTTTTATATTGGACAGACTGGGGAGACCCGGCCAAAATTGAACGAGCAAACATGGACGGAAGCGATCGAAAAATCGTTATAAGTGGAAACCATATTGAATGGCCAGTCGACATAGCTATTGACTTCACCACTAAGAAATTGTTCTGGATTGACGCTAAACTCAAGGTTATTAAGCATTGTGATATGGATGGTTCCAATGTGCGTGAGGTGGTGAACCAGGGCATTAAGGATCCCTCTGCCATCACAGTGTTTGAGGATCACATGTACTGGATTGATCAGAGAAAGATCGTCAAAGCCAACAAGTTTACTGGGAAAAATGTAACAGTTCTTGTGAATCAAGCCGAATCGCCCAAAGATTTGCACATATACCATCCACAGAGGCAACCACATG CTGTTACGCCTTGTTCAAAAGACAACGGAAATTGTTCGCATCTTTGCCTTTTATCGTCGGGTGCTAAGAAGTTTGCTTGCAACTGTCCTAACGGCCTTTATCTTCAAGCTGATGGAAGGACGTGTAACTCAA CTATGCCACCAATTACCAAACCATCGCCATCTTCATCGTCAACTGTGTCATCCCCCGCTAGTGTGAGTTACAGCACTGAAGAACCAGTTGTTAAACAACAATCTGGACAAGACGACAGCAAACCTAACTACGGAATTATTTTGGGAGCTGTGTTTGGTGTTGTTGGGTTCATTGTGATCATTATTATCATTCTGTATATTATTGCAAGGAGAAAAAGATCGCCGAAGCTAGA AATTCATTACACTGCTGATCAAGATGTGCCGGACGACAAAGCTATAATCGTAAAACCGGATGGTGTTTATACTAAGCGGCCAGCAATATTCAAGGGAAATTTGAACAGAAATTTTAATAATGTCAACTATATGGAAGGACAAGGTAGCGTAGAATATGACGAGGATGATGACGACGAAACACGCCCTGTGGTACTAAAAGAAGATATAGTTTGA